The proteins below come from a single Malus sylvestris chromosome 3, drMalSylv7.2, whole genome shotgun sequence genomic window:
- the LOC126615818 gene encoding uncharacterized protein LOC126615818 gives MDFQVVVLAGGTSKNLVPLVSKEVPKALLPVANRPVISYVLELLELCNLKNLIVVVEGQDAAVLVGSWISGAYVDRLHVEVAAVPEDVGTAGALRAIAHHLTANDILVVSGDIVSDVSPGAVAAAHRRHDAVLTAMLCSAPVSGPSDSGSSVGKDKAKKPGHYNIIGLDPTKQFLLYIATGAELEKDIRIQKSILRAVGQMEIRSDLMDAHLYAFKRSVLQEVLDQKDTFQSLKRDVLPYLVRRQLNSEVSNGAPQPEENGNEKASSQSNQLVISQILANSSTPSFHELYALGCNGSTPAQRTHKCCVYIAGNSKYCVRLNSIQAFSDINRDVIGDASHLSGYSFSAQNNIIHPSAELGSKTTVGPHCMLGEGSQMGDKCSVKRSVIGRHCRIGSNVKVVNSVVMNHVTIGDGCSVQNSVICSNVQLQDRVVLKDCQVGAGFVVPAGSECKGEAFAKKEK, from the exons ATGGATTTCCAAGTGGTAGTCTTAGCCGGTGGCACCTCGAAGAATCTTGTCCCTCTAGTCTCCAAG GAGGTCCCAAAGGCTCTGCTTCCGGTGGCGAATCGTCCGGTTATCTCCTACGTTCTGGAGCTCTTAGAACTCTGTAACCTTAAGAACCTCATAGTT GTTGTTGAAGGGCAAGATGCAGCCGTACTCGTTGGAAGTTGGATTTCAGGGGCTTATGTCGATCGTTTACATGTTGAG GTTGCAGCAGTCCCTGAGGATGTTGGAACAGCTGGTGCACTTCGAGCCATTGCACACCACTTGACTGCAAATGACATTTTG GTTGTGAGTGGCGATATTGTCTCTGATGTTTCTCCTGGTGCTGTAGCTGCTGCTCATAGACGTCATGATGCAGTATTAACTGCAATGCTTTGTTCTGCTCCTGTAAGTGGACCTTCGGATTCAGGATCCTCTGTTGGAAAAGACAAAGCCAAGAAACCAGGGCACTACAATATCATTGGGCTGGATCCGACAAAGCAGTTTTTACTGTACATAGCAACAG GAGCGGAACTTGAGAAAGATATTCGAATTCAGAAGAGCATACTCCGTGCGGTTGGCCAG ATGGAAATTCGATCTGATCTCATGGATGCTCATTTATATGCATTCAAGAG GTCTGTTCTACAAGAAGTTTTGGATCAAAAGGATACCTTTCAAAGTTTAAAGCGCGATGTATTACCTTATCTTGTTCGTCGCCAGCTG AATTCAGAAGTGTCAAATGGTGCACCACAACCAGAAGAAAATGGAAATGAGAAGGCTAGTTCTCAGAGCAACCAACTAGTGATATCTCAAATCCTGGCTAATTCATCCACTCCAAGCTTCCATGAGCTCTATGCACTAGGTTGTAATGGCTCTACTCCTGCGCAAAGAACCCATAAATGCTGTGTTTATATTGCTGGAAACAGCAAGTACTGTGTGAGGTTAAATTCCATTCAAGCATTCAGTGACATTAATCGAGAT GTCATAGGAGATGCTAGCCATTTGTCAGGGTATTCATTCTCTGCACAAAATAACATCATCCATCCGTCAGCAGAACTTGGATCTAAAACGACT GTCGGACCACATTGTATGCTTGGGGAAGGTTCACAGATGGGTGACAAATGTAGTGTTAAACGATCTGTTATTGGTCGTCACTGCCGGATAGGTTCTAACGTGAAG GTTGTGAATTCAGTTGTTATGAATCATGTTACCATTGGCGATGGTTGTTCAGTCCAGAATTCAGTTATTTGCAGTAACGTACAGCTCCAAGATCGTGTTGTACTTAAAGATTGTCAA GTCGGTGCAGGTTTCGTGGTTCCTGCTGGAAGTGAGTGCAAAGGGGAGGCATTTGCTAAGAAAGAGAAATGA
- the LOC126615822 gene encoding 4-diphosphocytidyl-2-C-methyl-D-erythritol kinase, chloroplastic, whose translation MTMAIASSRLLCQNPPPTFLINSPNFVGNSGSSSSLRLSWLRSQSHRCSFSHSKSGNQRTPKFARKQVEIVYDPDERINKLADEVDEKAAPVSRLTLFSPCKINVFLRITGKREDGFHDLASLFHVISLGDVIKFSLSPSKTKDRLSTNVSGVPLDDRNLIIKALNLYRKKTGSNNFFWIHLDKKVPTGAGLGGGSSNAATALWAANQFSGLLATEKELQEWSSEIGSDVPFFFSQGAAYCTGRGEVVQNISPALPLDIPMVLIKPQQACSTAEVYKSLQLDKTNKADPLTLLERISRHGISQDVCINDLEPPAFNVLPSLKRLKQRVLAASRGQYDAVFMSGSGSTIVGIGSPDPPQFVYDDDEYKDVFLSEANFLTREENNWYTEPASRSASGSSSQFSGSIE comes from the exons ATGACCATGGCCATTGCTTCCTCTCGTTTGCTCTGCCAGAACCCTCCTCCTACCTTCCTCATAAATTCCCCCAATTTCGTCGGAAATAGCGGCAGTAGCAGCAGCCTCAGGCTCTCTTGGCTCAGGTCACAGTCGCATAGGTGCTCTTTTTCTCACTCAAAGTCTGGAAATCAAAGGACCCCCAAATTTGCCAGAAAACAAGTAGAG ATAGTGTATGATCCTGATGAAAGGATAAACAAGTTGGCAGATGAGGTTGATGAGAAGGCCGCTCCGGTTTCAAGGCTCACCCTTTTCTCCCCTTGCAAG ATAAATGTTTTCTTGAGAATAACTGGCAAAAGGGAAGATGGGTTTCATGATTTGGCATCTCTCTTTCAC GTAATAAGTCTTGGAGATGTAATTAAGTTCTCTTTGTCACCCTCAAAAACTAAGGATCGTCTTTCGACCAATGTGTCTGGGGTGCCCCTTGATGATAGAAATTTG ATTATTAAGGCCCTTAATCTCTACAGGAAGAAGACAGGTAGCAACAATTTCTTTTGG attcatCTTGATAAGAAGGTGCCAACAGGAGCAGGGCTTGGTGGTGGAAGCAGCAATGCTGCAACTGCACTATGGGCAGCAAATCAGTTTAGTGGTCTTCTTGCCACTGAGAAGGAACTCCAAGAATGGTCGAGTGAGATTGGTTCAGATGTTCCCTTCTTTTTCTCTCAAGGAGCAGCCTATTGTACTGGTCGGGGTGAG GTTGTTCAAAATATTAGTCCAGCCTTACCATTGGACATTCCAATGGTTCTTATAAAGCCCCAACAGGCATGTTCGACAGCTGAAGTTTACAAG agCCTCCAATTGGATAAAACTAATAAGGCTGATCCTTTAACACTGCTGGAGAGAATCTCAAGGCATGGAATATCACAAGATGTTTGCATAAATGATTTAG AACCTCCAGCATTTAATGTTCTTCCATCTCTTAAAAGATTAAAGCAGCGAGTACTTGCCGCAAGCCGTGGACAATATGACGCTGTTTTTATGTCTGGAAG TGGAAGCACTATTGTTGGGATTGGTTCTCCAGACCCTCCCCAATTTGTATATGACGACGATGAATACAAGGATGTATTTTTGTCAG AGGCGAACTTTCTGACACGTGAAGAAAATAACTGGTATACGGAACCTGCTTCGAGAAGTGCTTCTGGCTCATCCTCCCAATTTTCCGGGTCGATTGAGTGA